DNA from Synechococcales cyanobacterium CNB:
TCGGAAGAAGAATCGACCCAGCACTCCGCTGACGCGAACGCGCGGTCCATCACCCGCCGCATCGGCGTGTACACGCTCGGCGCTCGCCTTGGCGGCGGGGGATTCGGCGAGGTGTATGAAGCGACCGCCGAGGATTCAGGCGACACGGTTGCCATCAAGCTACTTCGTTTAGAGCACGGCGAGCGGGCCGACATCGTGCATCGCTTTCGCCGGGAAGCGGCCATACTGACGAGCCTGGGCCATCCGTCCATCGTTCCCGTAAATGAAATCGGCGAGGCGGACGGGCGTCCCTACATCGTGATGCAGCGTATCCGGGGCCTCGACCTGCACCGCCTGTCGCGCGCCCGACCGATCGACCCCGAACTTGCCGCGCGGTACATCGCCGACGCAGCCGATGCCTGCGCGTTCGCGCACCAGGCGGGCGTGATCCACCGCGACATCAAGCCTGAGAACATCCTCGTCGAGGATTCCGGCCGCGTCGTCCTTTCCGACTTCGGCCTTGCCAAGCAACTCTACTCCAAGACAGAGCTGACGCTCTCGCTCCAGCGACTCGGCACGCCGCACTACATGGCGCCTGAGCAGGCGGATCGACGCTTGGGTTCCATCACTGCACGCTCCGACGTGTACTCGCTCGGCGCCACGCTGTATTTTCTGCTCACCGGCCGCCCACCCTTCCCGACGATCGAGGGTCTGGGCCGGGATGCGGCGCTCGATCAGGTCAAGTGGGACGCGCCCGTCCCGCCGTCCAGGCACAACCCTGTCGTCCCGGCAGACCTCGAAACGATCTGCCTGCAATGCCTGGAGAAGTGGCCCGGCGACCGGCCCGCCGATGCCACGGCACTCGCGGCGGATCTCCGCGCCTTCATCACCGGGCGGCCGGTGTCGGCGAGGCTCCCGGGCCGATTCCGTCGCGCGCGGCGCTGGTGCGCACGCCGCCCCTTGGCTACATCCCTTCTCAGCGTGGCGCTCGCGGCTCTGCTGGCGGGCTCCGCCGCATCCATTCACTACGCCTCGCGCGCCGTCGCCAGCGAAGCCGAGACGCTGAAGCAGCGCGGCGAGACGGCCAAGGCAGACCGTGAGCGCCAGCGGCGCGAATACCTGGCGGACATGCGCGACGCACAGGCGGCGCTGATTCGCGGCGAAACGCCCATCGCCCTTGGTCTGCTGAGCAAGTATGAAAGCCCTGCAGCCGCTGCGGATGACCCGCGATCCTTTGAATGGCACTACCTGCGGCGGCTGGCGCAAGCGCCATCACCCGTGCAGGTCGGCCTCGAGGACGGAACATGGAACCGGCTGAGCCTGAGCCCCTCGGGCGACCGCATCGCCTGCATCGACCAACGCGGCAACTTGGCCGTCTTTCTTCTGCCCGACGGCGAGCCGCTCTTTCGCGGTGCGGGGCCGGTCAAGGACTGCGCGTTTGTCCCCGACGGCGCAACCATCGTCGCGCTCACGGCTTCCCTGGAGGGTCGGCTCAGCGTCCTAGACGCAACTACCGGCACGGTTGCGAAGGAGTTCCCCGTGGGCCTGTACGCGACGGCGATGGCGCTGAGCCCCGCCGCCCCGACCTGCTTCACGGGGGATGCCGGCGGCGGCCTCTGGCTCTGGTCACTGGAGAACGCCGACGTGGTTGATCTTGCCGCCGGCCACAAGCGCGGACCGTTCGATCGCAGTCTCGACATCCAGCACGGCACCGTGACAGCGGCGGCGTTCTCGCCGGACGGCGACTCGCTGGCCGTCGGGTACGAAAGCGGCGCAACACAGGTCTGGGATATCCGCCGTCGTGACATCACGGCCCGCGGACCGGTTCATAACGGTATCGTCACGGGGCTGTCCTTCAGCCCGGACGGCACGCGCATCGCCAGCCAGAGCTTCGGTCGCTACGTTCCTCAGCTGGAGAGCGACACGCACGGTGAAGTCCGCGTGTGGAACGCCGCGACCGGCGAATCACTCGGGGTGATCGTGCCGCACCAGGTCATGCTTGCCGAATCTTCCTTTCTCGACGAGCGGCTGAGCGTTCCGTTCGGTCAACTCACGCCGTGGTTCGCGGCCGATGGCCGCGAACTGGTCACTACCGGCCCGCTCGCCGTGCAGCGATGGAATGTCGAAACCAGGCGGCTGACAGGGCAGTACACCGGCGACGGCACAGTGGTTCATGCCGTGGCAATGTCAGCCGATGGCCGACACGTCGCCGCCGCCGGTGCTTCGGCTGGCGTCCGCGTCTGGCCGACTGACTCCGCCGAGCCAGCCACCACCCTTCTTTCGGAGGACTTCGGCATCCGGGCGCTGTGCGGTGATGGCGAACGCCTGGCCATCGTCCGCGAGAACGGGGCGGGTATGACCGTCGGAGAGCGCGGCCAGCTCTACTCCCGTTCGGAACGACGCGAAGCAGTGGTCTGGGACTTGGAGAACAACACGCCCACGAGCACCACGCGCCTGCCGACCAACGTCAACAGGATCACGCCGGTACTCGGAGGATTCCTCTGCGGGGACGTAGTCGTCGGAGCGGCGACGGCCCCCGACCTCGCAAAGCGGCTTCGCGGGCTTTCGGATTCATCCGCTATTGCGGTGAGCGCCAACGGACGCTGGATAGCAATTGGGCATGACGATGGTACGGTGCAACTTGTGACTGAAGACGAGGCGACGGCGTGGACTGCTCCGGTGCATCAGGGCGCAGTCACGGCGCTCGCATTCGCGCCCGATGCAAGCGTGGTCGCCTGCGGCGGGGAAGACCAGCGCATCCATGTACTCGATTGCCGCACGGGCGCCATCGTCGCCAGCCTTCAGGGCCACCGCCGCGAAATCGGAGGATTGGCGTTCTCGCCGGACGGTCGGCGCCTTGCCAGCAGCAGCGGCCTGCTGCAAGTGGAGAGCACGCAGCCGGGCGAGGTACGGTTGTGGGACTGGGCCGTTGAACAGTTGTGCCTTGAACTGTCGGCCGGGCCTTCCGACGTCTATCCCGGCGTGGCATGGAGCGGGGATTCGACGCGGCTGTATGCGGCGGCCAATGCGATGACACCGGGAGAAGTCGCGCCCGGTCGCGTCGTGATGTGGGATTCCGGCGATAGATGGGCTGCCACGGAAGGAGCAGCACCCTCGCAGTGAGGGTACTACTCCCTGTATCGCGAGCGTCCCTCCTTGCGCGGCGGATCCTCCACGAGTTCGAGTTCGGGCACCCAACCGGACGACGGCGAGTGCTTCTTGCGTCCTCGCTCGTCGCGCGACATGATGAGGAAACGGCTCCCCTCGCGCTCATCACCTGACCGGCCGGCGGCGGCAATCAGGATTCCCGGGATGTTGGATGCCGGCGAGCGGATGGCAAGCCCCAACTGCCTCAACTCGTGGTTCACCCACGCGGCGGTTTCTCGCTTCTCCACGAGCGTATCCTGCGGCAATGTGTTGAGGTGGGCATTCAGCACCGGCCCCAGCGCGGACGCGATCTCCGCATGTACAGCCGAGCGGACTCCGCGCGCGCGTTCCGCGTGCGCCTCAAAACCCGCCGGTCCTGATTCAATCACCTTCCGCACGAGCCGGCGGAGTTCGGCAAGGTCATCGGTATCCTTCTCTGTCACGGGCTGCCGTTGCTGGTTTTACACTTGGCATACGCCATCCCTTCGACTCAAACACAAGCCGACAGCCGCCGTCAAGCCCTTTCACCGCTGCGGGCGGAGTTGCGGATCGCCCGCATCAATGACACGGCGAGCGTTCAGCCGAGCCGAACTTGTTGGACGCGCCCAACAAATCGCCGCTTCCGGCGGCGCGATGGCCCGTGCTACGGTGGAAACATGACCACGCCCGACCCGCTCCACATCGCCAACGCCGCCCAGCAGATGGCCCGCACCGCCCCTGGCAACGACGCCGTCGTCTTCGGCCGCGTCGCGATGGTGTGCATGGGAGTGATGGCGGCGGCCTCCGTGGCCCAGGTGTTCCAGTCGCTGCTCCGCGACCTGAACCGGCGCGAGAAGGGTTCGCAAGGTCGTTGTCGCTGAGCCGTCGCGACGCAGTTATCCACGGGTGTTTACCTAGAACGACGCCTTTATAACGACACCGCAACTTCCATATTGAGCAGTGCCAGTATAGAGCACATTGTATACGAATGGGTCGGTGTCTGTACGGACACAAACCGGCGTGCTGGTGTCACCATATGTATAGCCGAAGATCAAGCCGCCATTATACGTGAGGTGCTGCGGTGGCTCGAGGGCTAGCGCTAACCGAATCGCGATTACTTTGCCGCTGACTGGAAATCCATCATCGATCTTATTGTCAATATAATGGAGATCTGCCGGCGCGTAGCCATTGAAGACAGTTCCAGAGGCAGCAGGCCACGCTCGGATGCTACCCAGCGCAAAGCTATGACCAGTGAGTGGCGGCGGTATTCTGCCTGGATAGGATTCAAACGTGACATTTCCGTGTACAATCCACCCCCCCGATGCAGGGCTTCCTGCGAGGCCCATGTATCGAAGTTTCATTCCCTCGACCGGTGGTGTTGCAACGCCGGGCATATCCGGCGTACTCGGGGGCACTGCTGTGACAGCCGCTATCGCATAGGGAATCAGCCCTGCTGCGTGCAAATGATACCAGAAATTAATATGCTCATGTCGTGCTGATATAATGCACACTCCCAAGCCATCGCATCCGGGAGGGTAACCGACGGTGCCATCGCCGTTTCCGCTTGACAATGCGCTCCACCCAAAGACAGTGGCATTCAAGCAGTCGCCAGGGAGACAATTATACCGATTGCGGAATACATTGGCGGCGCTGTCGAACAATTCCACCTGCCGCACTGCAAGGCGCCGCTCTGATGCGGTGATCAAATCAGTTCCCACAAGAACGCCACCGACAATCAGAGCGATTATAACAAGTGCTATTGCTAACTCGATCAGCGTAAACGCTTCACGTGTCCATCTCAGCACGGCCACTCTCTTTCTGACACACACACTATCTGACTTACTATGATACCCGCTATATAATTGGTTGTGTATGACATTTTTATGACACTTCAGACGAGATGATCACCACTCAATCGCATCCACCACTGTCTCCCGCTCACCGGCCTGTAGGCCGGCGCTGCGGTCCGCTTCGCGTATGAAGGACACGCGGTGGCGCGTGATGCCCTCGAACAGGCGCACGGAAGGGCGCACTTCCGCGTTCAGGTTGCGCCCCTTGATGCGGATGGTCTGCCCGCCGACGGTGAGCGTGATGCCTTCCGATGGATTGAACTCGGCGCGTTCGAGACGCGCGTAGTCCACGGCCACGATGTTGCCGTCCCGGCGGCGCAGCTCCAGCATCCGCGCGAAGTCGCGCACTCCGCGCAGCCAGCCGAAGGCGCGACAGTCGGCGCAATCGGAATCCGGCTGCTCGCTCGCGCGTGCGCCTTGGTTGCCGATATACCGTTCCAGCAGCGTCTCATCGCTCATGGACCAATACCTCCCGTTCGCGCGTCGCATCGCGCGGCGGTTCATGTTCGAGGTGGCGCGCCCGCCCGCCGGTCAGTTCCGTCGCCGTCAGCCGGTCGTCCGAGCGGCTCACGGCGGTCAGCAGCGCGTCCTTGTCGTCGGTGTAGAGGGTCGCGTGTTCACGCGCCCGGCTGACGCTCACGTATGCCTGTTGGCGCGACGAGGCGGGAAACGACGCCGACGACTGGGCGATGAGCACATGATCTACAGTGCGTCCCTGGCTGGCATGGCTCGTGGTGCAGTAGCCGTGCGCCAGGTGCCCGTAGTCCTTCGCGATCCTCCAGCCGTTCGTGAGCACGAGGTTGCCGGCGCGGTCGAATCGCTTCACCGTGTAGAGCGCGCCGTTGTTGAGCCGGTGCCTGCCGTTCGCCGTCTTGCCGTTGCGCGTGACGCGCACCACGTCGCCCGGCGCCACCGGCAGCACCGAGGGCCGGTAGAGCTGGAACCGCGCCGCCTGATCGAGCGGCAGCGGCGCGTCGCCGACCACCAGCCGTTCGCCCTTGCAACGGCCCTTGGCATTCTGGTGGAAGACCAGCACGTCGCCGGGGGCGTAGTTCAGCGGGTCCATGCGCTCGGCCTCGGTGAGGTTGGCGTTTTCCAGCACGACGAGCGGGCGTTCGTCCGTACCCAGCCGGCCGGACTGTTTCAACCGGGCGCGAATCTCGTCGGTGACCCAGGCCCCTTCGAGATGCGTCGGCGCAATCGCCAGGACCGACTGCCCCTCGGCGACGGCGGCGACATAGTCCTCGGCCAGTTGCTGGTAGCGCTCAGTGTCGCCGACCTCGCGTATCCACCCCAGCCGGTCGAGTTGCCTGAACCCATCTTCCGTCCGCCCCTCCGAAAGCGCCCGCACGGCTTCCTTGTAGTCGCCGCGCTGGCGGCGGATGTTGCGTATTTCGGCGGGGACCAGTCCGGCTTCTTCTTCCAACAGCCGCAGCGCCGCGCCTCTTTCAACACTCGAATGCTGTCGCCGGTCGCCCGAGAGAATGACTCGTGCGCCTTTGCGTTCGGCAAGGTCGAAGAGTTGCGCCATCGTGCGCGATGACAGCAGTCCGGCCTCATCGATCCACAGGACCTGACCGGCGACGCGCGCCTGCAATGCTTCATCTACCAGCAACCGCGCCACCGTGTCGGCGTCGGCGAATCCTTCCCGCCGCAGCACGCCGCGGCTGGCGTCGGCCGACGGCGCGAAGGTGAAGACGCGCTTCCCGTTCGATTCGATGCCCTCGACCGCTTCCTGCATGAGCGTCGTCTTGCCGGTCCCGGCGACGCCGCGCACGAGGATGACGCGGTCGGGTGACTCCAGCACGTGCCGCACCGCCCGGCGCTGGTCGTCGCCCAGCCAGTCGCGAGTGAACTGGTGGTCTGCCTTGCCAAGCGGGCGGCACGCCCCGCGTCCCTCGCGCGCGAAGGCGAGCATCCGGTCTTCTTCGGCCAACACCTCGCGCGTCGTGGCGAACCGGCGCCCGTCGCGCTCGGCGACGATGAGTTCCTCGCGTGCCACCGCCTGCGTCACCGCTTCGGGAGTAGCGCGGCCGACGGCGCGCTTCATGGCCTCGGCAAGCACTCGTCGTTCGGGCAGCACGGCGCTCCGCTCGAAACAGTGCTGGATCGCCTGGCGTGCCGCCTCCCTGGCGGCGAGGTTGTCCCTGGCGATGCGTTCGCTTCCGACGCGATCCGCGACGGCCTCAATGGCCCGCGATTCCTCCGGGGTCATGCGCGACCGCCACTCGTCGCGCAGTTCCGGCAGTGTCAGTTGCTTCGCCTTGCGCTCGCGCGTCTTCGCGCCGAGCGCGCCCTTGGCGTCGGGGTCGGTGATGCCGGACTCGCGCGCCAGTTCCTCGATGAGCGCCGTGCGCCGCGAAAGGCGTCGGATGACAGTATCGGGAACACCCGCCAGTTCCCAGCCCTGCTTCGTGCGCACGGTGGGAACGCCCAGTTCCTCCACGCGCCGCGCCAGCCGCGCGTGAAACACTGCCTCGAAATACGGCCCGTCGCGCTTGAGCCCCGCGAACTGCCCGGCCTTCCAGCGAGACTCTGTTTCGTCCCAGGTGGCATTGAAGATAAAGCAGTGACTATGAAGGTGAGGGTCCGGCACGCCGTTTACGGGCCGCGCCGTCGTGTGGATGAACTCGCCCCAGACCATGTTGCCGGTCGTGCGGTCCTGGTTGCGCCCGCCTGCGCGCACGCGCGTCTGCATCTCGGCTTCGATGTCGCGCATGGTGGCGTCCACCGACTCGCGGAAGGCGTCGAGAATGCGCGCGTCACCGGTCAGTCCGTACAGGAGCGACAGGCTCTTGGGGCAGTGGAAGTTGAAGTCGTAACCGACGCGCCGGTCGGACTTGGTGCGCGCCGTCAGCGGCTCGCCGGTCGAAGGATTGCGGTTGTCGCACAGCGCGTCCCAGTCCTCGCGGTGCACCTCGCCGGACAGTCCCAGTCGCGCGGCGGCATGGCCACGCCAGACGCCGGCGAGTTCCTGGCCTTCCGTGTAGTAGTCGGCGGTCGAGTAGTAGCTCTTGGCGCCGGCGGGCGTGCTGTTCTGAATGATGCGCAGCATGGGAGGACACTCTCCTACGCCTCATTCGTCGTGGTCAATCGCCGGTTCGTTGGACGGAGCCGTTTCTTTCACGGGGTTTCACGGCGCGCCTGCGGCCCTGCTGCGGATGGGTCATCCATTCGCGCGCGGACTATCCCGGCCGCGGCACGGACGCCGGTGTTGCATTGCCCCTGAGCCCAGCCAGGCGCGATGCGGACCATTGCCAAATCGCCCTCGTCTGCTTCCCATCGGGCAACGTGGGGTCGCCCGGGCGTTGACGTGCCGGTGCGTCTCTGCTTTTCCCCGGTCTCCTGCGCCCAACACGGCCTGATTGACGGCATCGCTACAGCCGCCGCCGGTCCGGTCAAGCGGAAAACCGGTTCCTCCCAACATCTTCACTGCGTTGCAGACGCGGGTCCCTCCCGTTTTCCGCTGTGACCGGTGCGCTCCGCCCCGGCCTGGAGCGGCTGGTTTCCGCGTGCCATCAGGCCGCGATGGGCGCGGCCGGAAACCTCAGAAAGGAGACTCACATGTCCGACACGAACAACAACGCTTCCAAGGCTCCCACGCACATCGCCTACCAGGTGCGCGACCGGGAGGGCAAGAAGGGCTTCTGGACCCGCATCGGGTCCGCCTGGCCGCACAACGACGGCAAGGGCTTCAACATCCAGCTTGAAGTCGTGCCGCTCGACGGCCGCATCACGCTCCGCGTTGCGAGCGACAAGAAGGACTGACCCATCCGCAACCGGGCGGGCCGCAAGGCCCGCCCTTTCTTCATCGAAAGGAGTACACGACATGACTACCGTCGCTCTCATCAACCCGTTCTTCGCGGCGCGTCTCCGCCGCAAGCCACTCTTGGCCTCCGCCAGGGTCGCTACCGCTCCCATCGAGAAGCGCGTCATCGGCAACGCCACGCTGTATCGTGCCGACTGCTTCGACATCCTGCCGACGCTCTCCGGCATCGGCGCCGTCGTCACCGACCCGCCCTACGGCATCGGCTTCCAGTATCGCAGCTACAACGACGCGCCCGAGAAGTACGACGCGCTGATGGAGCAGCTCGTGCCCGAACTCGTCCGCATTACCGGCAACGGCCCGTGCTTCGTCTGGCAGAGTCCGCTCACGGCCGAGCGATGGCACCACTACTTCCCGAAGGGCTGGCGCATCATCGCCGCCTGCAAGGTCTATCCCGAGCGCGGCCGGCAGCGCTGCCTGAGCTGGGACCCGGTCATCTTCTGGAGCGGCAGGTCGCTGCTCAAGGACGAACTGCCGCGCGACTGGCACGTCGCCGACCTGCGGCCTTGGACGGAGAGCATCAGCGACAACCCCGTGCCCTGCCCGCGTCCGCTTGACCAGATGCGCTGGTTCTGCGACTCGATTCCCGCCGACTCCATCCTCGACCCGTTCATGGGCTCCGGCACCACCGGCGTCGCGGCGGTGCTGGCCGGCAAGCGCTTCGTCGGCATCGAGCGCGACCCGGTCTACTTCGACTACGCCTGCAAGCGCATCGAGGCGGCGTGCGTCGATGCTCCGCTAGTGTCTTAGCGCGAGTCGAACCGAAGGTTCAGCACGCGATTGTCAGCAAGCTCCACTGCATGCTGCGCCGAGCTTCGCTCCGGCCACTGCTCCCGCTTTGCCTGCGGCCACGGCGCCAGCCGGACCGCCGGCGAGCAGGCCGAAGAACCCGCAGATCACGGTACCTGCCACGGTTGCCACGACGACGGCCGCGGCGGCGTCCACAGCCTTTTCTGCGACACGGTCCCCGAATGATTCCGACCCGTTGTTTTCGCTCGATGCCATACTCGCCTCCGTTTGTGGTATGTACACCTACACCGATAATTCATACGGGCACCTGCACTGGTCGGTTCCGCAAGGCCGCACGCATCGTTCAACGGCCGCGGGGTGGTTTGCTCTCCCTTCGTGCCCGCTCGGCCCAATACTCCGCCGCGCCCTCGCGCCGATTCGGGTACGCCATGAGATCCACGCGGAAGAGGGACGTTGAGGTCTTCGACTTGAACTGCTCACCGGAGCGCAACAGCAGAAGCTGGAAGCGTCCCGCTTCCGGGCGATACCCGGAATCCGTCTGCAGCATTGCCGGTTCCCCGGTCCTCGGACACCGGACTGCTAATCCGAGCGCCCGCAGGTCGGCATTGGCTTCGCGCGTCAGATCCCGTTTCTCTGCAAGTGTCTCATGCGGCTGCGCCGCCAGATGCGCGTTGAACGCCGCGGCGAAGCGCTCCGCCAGCGCGTCGTGGAACAGTTCTCGCGCCTCGGTCAGCCGGGCGCGCAGCGACTCGTAGTCGTCACGTTTCCGCTCGGCGAACAGTTGTTCAATGCGACGCAGCTTCGCGTCGATGCCCTTCGGCTCCTTCTCCGTCACGTTCCCCCCGCGTGCGTGATTATTCCTGCCTTTCACCCTACCACTGCGCCGCACCGGGCGCAAGAGCATGTGCCGCGCCGGGCCGGGCATCGCCTCCCTTCCCTGACTCCGGCGTGCTCGCCATGACGCGCGGCTGTGTCTCACGGGTTCCTTTCCGTGGGGTTGACCTGTTTGATGCACATCCTGGCGTCCGCCGCCCCCGCGTACGGCCTGCGGCCTCAAGGGGACCGTGTTGTCGCTTCGCTCCTGCCCGCACCATCCCCTTGACGCGGCGGCTTTCCACGGCCGCCGTCCGGTGTGCATCGGTCAACCAGCCACGAAAGGAGACTCAACCGATGGACACACCGCTCACCCATGCCAACCTCCGCCAGTTCACCGGCGATCTCACCATCCGCGAAGTGCCTCCCTCTCGCCTAGCCACCGGCACATGGTCACACGAACTCGACCGCCAGATCGGCGAGGGCGACATCCATGCCTCCTACAGCGCCGACCGCATCGGGATGGGGCAGCCGATGCGCCGCCCGTTCACATACGAAGGAATCCGCTGGGTCTGCGTAGGCTTCCGCCCCGGCCCGCAAACCGAAGCCTACCGGCTCGTTCATCCGGCGGCCTTCGATGGAACGCCGACTACCTATGCTGAGAAGGTTCGTCCCAATGGCGGCGAGGATGCGCGCTCCGACCCGATGGGCTTCTATCACGGCATGACGGTGTGTTCGGGCGGCGAACAACTCATCCTTTGCGGCCCGCCCGTCCGGTTCGTCCCCGGGCAAGAGGCGCAGCGCTCACTATTCGACTGACCGGCTCACCGCGCAGGGGTTGTCCCTGACTGCGGTGTCGCACGAGGCGAGGCATCGCCGTCGCATCTCGCTGCAAAGCGCGAGCGAGGAACCCTCGGACTCCGGACCATACCGGCAGGCGGGGGCTGGGCGATGGGTGCCCGCCGCCCGTCGCCGTCGTGTCCCAGCCGCCGGTGAGGACCCGACGACGACGGCCGTATACGGCAGGCACAACTTCGCTTGAACGACTGACTCAGTCGTCCAATCTCCGGTGAGCACGAATCCATCCCTGCAAGCATTTGACATGCAGACGCCTCCCCTAAGCGTTGCTTAGGCAGGATTTCACCGTGAAACGGCCTGCTGGTTCTCGTGCAGTCTGCGAAGCCGCTTAGCCTCCTGCTTCTGTTCGTACTCTGCCATGAAGCGGTAGATCTTTCCCACCGTCGCCAGCGAACAGGATCGTCCTCTACGCAGGTCGAACACGAACCGGGAATCGTTCATCGCCCAGAGGCCGAAGGTCGTCGGGGACAGACCGTGGCGGGCGATGAACGCTTCTACCTGAAGTTGAAACTCATCGTCGGTCATGCACTTGCAGATAATGGGCGCGCACCAATCGGTCAACACGATTATTGTTGGACGTTTCCAATGACGTGCCCTCACGTGTGTGGCGCGGAATCCGCGCGCTGGCACGAATTGGATACCGCCAACAAATGAGCTGTTGCATCGTGGGTTTGCATTCCTATCTTTGATGGACTGTCAGTCACGAGGACGCATGCCGACGCCAGAGACACAACGCATCCTGCTCACCAAGGAGGAGGTAAAGAAGCTCCTAGGCATCGGCGACGCCACCTTTTCCGAGCTTGGCGTGGATTACATCCAGCTTGGCCGACGGCGGCGGTACGTCATCGAAGACGTATACAGGGCGATCAATGAACGGAAGCAACCGGGAGCATGTCACTTACCAAAAGGAAGGATTCGCCGTTCTGGTGGTACGACTTCACCGTCCACGGACATCGGTTTCGAGGAAGCACTCAAACGAGCGACCTGAGCCAAGCGAAGGCCATCGAAGCGAAGCTGCGCACTGACGCGCTGATGAGCGGTCACTTTGGAGGGCGGAAGGAGCAGGTAGCGCTCGATGCACTCCTTGGACGCTATTGGCTCGACTACGCACGATATCTCAAGTCGGGCGACACGGCGGTGCGCCACCATTGCCGCCATATCCTCGACCACTTCGGCAAGGCCACGCTCTTGCACGAGATCGACGACGCCGGTATCGCCGCGCTCAAGGCGAAGCTGCGCGGCCGTGTCAGCGACAGCACCGTCAACCGTGTGCTGTCAACGCTGCGGAAGATTATCAACACAGCTACGCAGGAATGGGGCTATGAAGGCCCGGATGTCCGCGTCGGTAGGCACATGCTGCCAGAACCCGAAGCACGCACGCGCTGGCTCACTCCGGCAGAGGCACAGCGACTCATCGCCTGCGCCGCCGAGCATCTGAAACGTCCGATCCGGTTCGCGCTGCTCACTGGCGTCCGGCTGTCCAACATCCTCAACCTTCGGTGGGAGGACGTGAGCTTCGAGCACGGCGAGATTGAGTTCAAGGTGAAGAGCAGCCTTCCAGGCGGCAAGTTGCTTGTTCTGCCGATATCGAGCGAACTGCGGCTGCTGCTGGAGGAGTGCGGACCACAGCCGGAGGGACTCGTGTTTGTCCGCCGTTTCAAGAACGGCAGCAGGGCACCCGAACCGATCCGCAAGTTCCGGCGATCTTTCAAGACCGCCTGCGACCGTGCCGGCATCGCCAACTTTCGGTTTCACGACCTGCGGCATACGGCCGCCACCTGGATGATCCAGCGCGGCGTGCCGATTGACCTGGTGCAGGAAGTGCTCGGTCACAGGGACATCGCCACCACCAAGAAGTACGC
Protein-coding regions in this window:
- a CDS encoding prepilin-type N-terminal cleavage/methylation domain-containing protein, which gives rise to MKCHKNVIHNQLYSGYHSKSDSVCVRKRVAVLRWTREAFTLIELAIALVIIALIVGGVLVGTDLITASERRLAVRQVELFDSAANVFRNRYNCLPGDCLNATVFGWSALSSGNGDGTVGYPPGCDGLGVCIISARHEHINFWYHLHAAGLIPYAIAAVTAVPPSTPDMPGVATPPVEGMKLRYMGLAGSPASGGWIVHGNVTFESYPGRIPPPLTGHSFALGSIRAWPAASGTVFNGYAPADLHYIDNKIDDGFPVSGKVIAIRLALALEPPQHLTYNGGLIFGYTYGDTSTPVCVRTDTDPFVYNVLYTGTAQYGSCGVVIKASF
- a CDS encoding conjugative relaxase; the protein is MLRIIQNSTPAGAKSYYSTADYYTEGQELAGVWRGHAAARLGLSGEVHREDWDALCDNRNPSTGEPLTARTKSDRRVGYDFNFHCPKSLSLLYGLTGDARILDAFRESVDATMRDIEAEMQTRVRAGGRNQDRTTGNMVWGEFIHTTARPVNGVPDPHLHSHCFIFNATWDETESRWKAGQFAGLKRDGPYFEAVFHARLARRVEELGVPTVRTKQGWELAGVPDTVIRRLSRRTALIEELARESGITDPDAKGALGAKTRERKAKQLTLPELRDEWRSRMTPEESRAIEAVADRVGSERIARDNLAAREAARQAIQHCFERSAVLPERRVLAEAMKRAVGRATPEAVTQAVAREELIVAERDGRRFATTREVLAEEDRMLAFAREGRGACRPLGKADHQFTRDWLGDDQRRAVRHVLESPDRVILVRGVAGTGKTTLMQEAVEGIESNGKRVFTFAPSADASRGVLRREGFADADTVARLLVDEALQARVAGQVLWIDEAGLLSSRTMAQLFDLAERKGARVILSGDRRQHSSVERGAALRLLEEEAGLVPAEIRNIRRQRGDYKEAVRALSEGRTEDGFRQLDRLGWIREVGDTERYQQLAEDYVAAVAEGQSVLAIAPTHLEGAWVTDEIRARLKQSGRLGTDERPLVVLENANLTEAERMDPLNYAPGDVLVFHQNAKGRCKGERLVVGDAPLPLDQAARFQLYRPSVLPVAPGDVVRVTRNGKTANGRHRLNNGALYTVKRFDRAGNLVLTNGWRIAKDYGHLAHGYCTTSHASQGRTVDHVLIAQSSASFPASSRQQAYVSVSRAREHATLYTDDKDALLTAVSRSDDRLTATELTGGRARHLEHEPPRDATREREVLVHER
- a CDS encoding site-specific integrase, translated to MSLTKRKDSPFWWYDFTVHGHRFRGSTQTSDLSQAKAIEAKLRTDALMSGHFGGRKEQVALDALLGRYWLDYARYLKSGDTAVRHHCRHILDHFGKATLLHEIDDAGIAALKAKLRGRVSDSTVNRVLSTLRKIINTATQEWGYEGPDVRVGRHMLPEPEARTRWLTPAEAQRLIACAAEHLKRPIRFALLTGVRLSNILNLRWEDVSFEHGEIEFKVKSSLPGGKLLVLPISSELRLLLEECGPQPEGLVFVRRFKNGSRAPEPIRKFRRSFKTACDRAGIANFRFHDLRHTAATWMIQRGVPIDLVQEVLGHRDIATTKKYAHRDFADKQAAMERLASTRIRHAELYRGGTPRANPLKMLVGARGFEPPTPSPPAMPRVPKEPDDSST
- a CDS encoding site-specific DNA-methyltransferase; translated protein: MEQLVPELVRITGNGPCFVWQSPLTAERWHHYFPKGWRIIAACKVYPERGRQRCLSWDPVIFWSGRSLLKDELPRDWHVADLRPWTESISDNPVPCPRPLDQMRWFCDSIPADSILDPFMGSGTTGVAAVLAGKRFVGIERDPVYFDYACKRIEAACVDAPLVS